The nucleotide window aatgaagccgagtatgaggccctccTTCACGGCCTCTGAGTAGCAGTCTCACTCGGCATCAAGTGTTTACTCATCTATGGTGACTCCTCAGTGGTCATCAACtaggtcaacaaggattgggactaCACCAAGGAGACCATGGATGCTTACTACACAGAAGTCCGCAAACTTGAGAAACACTTCCAAGGCCAAGAAATCCTCCATGTTATGTGAGATCTCAACGTTGCAGCTAATGTTTTGGCCAAATTGGGATCAGATAGAGCCTAGGTACCCCCTGATGTGTTTGTTTAGGAACCCCAAAGCCCTTCAATCAAACAAGGAGCTTCCACATCCACCAGTACTGTGAATCCTAACGTCTAGGTACTAGTGGTCAACCCGGCATGGATGCAagtatttattgattacatccgAGATCATAAGCTGCCTACTGATAAGGTAGAAGCAGAGCAGATCACACGTAGAATCAAGAACTATGTCTTAGATGGAGACAGGCTCTACCGGTGAGGCGCATCATCTAGTGTTCTCCTCAAATGCATTATGCCTGAAGAAGGGCAGCAGATCTTGGAAGAAATTCACTCTAGGTGTTGTGGCAACCACGTAGCCTCTAGGACCCTAGTCAGCAAGGCTTTCAGATCTATGTACTATTGGCCTATAGCAGCACTGAAAGATGCAGAAGTGTTGGTGCGACATTGCAAGGgctgtcagttctttgccaatcAAGCCCACGTcctagctcacaacctcatctgcatccctccatcatggcctttttcatgctagggcctcaacatggttgaACCTCTCAAACATGCACTAggtggttttgagtacatctacgTGGACATTGACAAGTttactaagtggatagagtacaagcCACTTGTCAAGTTCAATGCTACAAAGGCAGTCGAGTTCATGCAAGACATTATGTACcagtttggcatgcccaatcggatCATTAAAGATCCTGGCTCAGCCTTTACAGCCATCGAGTTTAGAAGTTGGGCTCAAGATTGCGGCATCAGCATCGACTATGCTTCCGTTGCTCATCCACAAGCAAACAATCAAGCAGAGAGGGCTAATGGGCTATTACTAGCCAGACTAAAGCCTCAGTTATTTGATGAGCGCAAGGATTACGGCGGCAAGTGGATCTATGAGTTACCCAAGGTAGTTTGGGGACTACGCACTCAGCAGAGTAGAACGATGAGGTACTCATCCTTTTTCCTGGTCTATGGCTCTGAAGCTATCCTTCCATCAGACTTGATACGAAACTCTCCCTGGGTTGAACAGTacaacgaaggagaagcagatgaAACTCGGTGGCTAGAAATTGATAGTGCCAAAGAAGTCTAGCTTAATGCACTTTTTTAGTCCGCCAGATATCCACAAAGCCTATGGCCTCACTATGACAAGCACATGTGTCCCCACACCTTTCAAGTCGGAGATCTAGTCCTCAAGCGTATCCAGAATACCTCGAGATGGCACAAGCTACTCAGCCCCTAGGAAGGCCCCTTCATCATCTCCAAAGTTACTCAGCTAGGCTCCTTCGAGTTAATCACAGCAGATGGTGATCCCATGCCTAACTCTTGGAACATTGACCAGCTACAAAGATTCTATTATTAGTATTATTCAAGTAGTTCACTTGTTTAAGTAATTTCAGCTTTCTAGCATATGTGCTCATGATTCTTCGTTAATAAATACAGAGTCAATATTCTTTGCTAGATGCATCTGTCCTTTTAGTTTTAGGCGAGGTACACAACTTTTCAGCTGTTTATACTCTATATAACTTCGAGTACATCATATACGAGATATATAGCTGACTGATTACGTGGCTATACATCTCTAAATATGATAAGTTCACTCGGtacatagtttttactatgtacACCGAGTACTATGCTACATCATAAGAGATACGCCTCCTACTCGGATGGCTGACATCTCCTTGGCCAGGAGCCAACTACCGACATTTAGTCTGACTATCACATGTCGTCCTAGGTAGGGTGATTCCCAAAAGCAGGTTACCTGATTCGTTAGCTATGGGGCAGGATCCTAACAGCAAACAATCGCTACAAGGGTTCCTTGAACAAGTGACTTCATGCACTTAACATCGACGGACAGGTCTAACATGATTCTAATCATATAGACTACGTTGATCACTTCTTACTTGGCTACTCAGTCTTAAGCACCTTTTTAAAGGACTTCACAAGGCAAAACTTATAGCCTAAATAGATTACAATTTTATTCAAAGATTACCAGGTCAAAAAGTTAACTCGGATAAACCGTCTTAGGTGTTTTGAGCACCCTAACAAGACAAGATAAGTTTTCTATTAAACTAACATTCCACTCCAGCAAAAGAACATTATTTCTTACAGTGTGCCTACCTGACACACAGGCTTAACAAGTTTTGTCAAACTTACATAGCCTATTCGCTAGGCTTCTCCATCCTTAGGTCTAGATCAGTTGCTATGGTGGTTACGAGTCTGTCGAGTTCCTCCTTAGCTCTTTCCATAGCACCAAGATGGCCTTCATCATCGTAGTCTGCGGCTTCCTGATGGAGACCCATAGCCGAGTATAGCACTCGGAGCGTACCGAATACATTCCGGACACAGACCTTGGTGGCTCTATGTACATAGCTCTCAAAGCTGTTGGGGATTTCTTTCACTATATCCACCCACCTTTTTTCACCGTCTGTGCCCTTTCCAGCTGGGCCTTCATGTCGGTCAC belongs to Miscanthus floridulus cultivar M001 chromosome 4, ASM1932011v1, whole genome shotgun sequence and includes:
- the LOC136548341 gene encoding uncharacterized protein, with protein sequence MVEPLKHALGGFEYIYVDIDKFTKWIEYKPLVKFNATKAVEFMQDIMYQFGMPNRIIKDPGSAFTAIEFRSWAQDCGISIDYASVAHPQANNQAERANGLLLARLKPQLFDERKDYGGKWIYELPKVVWGLRTQQSRTMRYSSFFLVYGSEAILPSDLIRNSPWVEQYNEGEADETRWLEIDSAKEV